In the genome of Meles meles chromosome 16, mMelMel3.1 paternal haplotype, whole genome shotgun sequence, one region contains:
- the RIPOR3 gene encoding RIPOR family member 3 isoform X4: MGLGGAPGDLTPRSSPFFSPPQAFYYDLDKQTRSVERHIRKMEFHISKVDELYEGYCIQCRLRDGASNMQRAFSKCPPSRASRESLQELGRSLQECIEDMWLIEAALEVHLGEFHVRMKGLVGYARLCPGDQYEVLMRLGRQRWKLKGRIESDDSQTWEEEEKAFIPTLHENFEIKVTELRGLSSLAVGTVTCDITDFFTTRPQVIVVDITDLGTIKLQLEVLWNPFDTESFLMSPSPTGKFSMGSRKGSLYNWTPPSTPSFRERYYLSVLPQPAQQALPLGGPRATPILSYLSDNDLRGPGLRSQSQELPEMDSFSSEDPRDTETSTSASTSDVGFLALAIGPNTSIEEEAQEDPQPLGLLPEIAHLAGATFVEQPGWRNLGIEDPDLPGGTPVHNHTALGSQKDHDEGEPEDRADGPEVTLERPLQDVLDLLRSVDPQPQLRELEFQLLSFRDRLKPCRAPQDHASAESLMECILESFAFLNADLAPQELSLFGGCPGPRKDRTPPPPRKASPRGLTAGTLERDRLLTVHLQVCKALLQKLASPNLSRVVQESLLEEAAQQKQVLEMLSVLDFEKVSKATSIEEIVPQATRRKGCLKLWGGCTEPGRVLSCAATMLLNQLKKTFLHRVRGKYPGQLEIACRRLLEQVVSCGGLLPRAGPPEEETVTWFQFHGYLQRHSVSDLEKHFGRLTKEVTLVEELQCAGQGKAVRKLQGKRLGQLQPLPQTLRAWALLQLDGPPRVCRAASARLAGAARNKSFREKALLFYTNALTENDAKLQQAACVALKHLRGIESIDQIASLCQSDLEAVRTAAREATLSFGEKGRLAFERMDKLHLEQREEAFCQEADVEITIF; encoded by the exons ATGGGTCTTGGAGGAGCACCTGGAGACCTGACACCCcgctcctcccccttcttttctCCCCCACAGGCTTTCTATTATGACCTGGACAAG CAAACTCGCTCTGTGGAAAGGCATATCCGGAAGATGGAGTTTCACATCAGCAAG GTGGATGAGCTCTACGAGGGCTACTGTATCCAATGCCGCCTGCGGGATGGAGCCTCCAACATGCAGAGGGCCTTCTCCAAGTGCCCGCCCAGCCGCGCCTCCCGAGAGAGCCTGCAGGAGCTGGGCCGCAGCCTGCAGGAGTGCATCGAG GACATGTGGCTCATCGAGGCGGCCTTGGAGGTTCACCTGGGAGAGTTCCACGTCAGGATGAAAG GCTTGGTGGGCTACGCACGCCTCTGTCCCGGAGACCAGTATGAG GTGCTCATGCGTCTGGGTCGCCAGCGCTGGAAGCTGAAGGGCCGGATCGAGTCGGACGACAGCCAgacctgggaggaggaggagaaggcctTCATCCCCACCCTGCACGAGAACTTCGAGATCAAG gtgacAGAGCTGAGGGGCCTGAGTTCACTGGCAGTGGGCACGGTGACGTGCGACATCACGGACTTCTTCACGACCAGGCCGCAGGTGATCGTGGTGGACATCACAGACCTGGGGACCATCAAGCTCCAGCTGGAGGTGCTGTGGAA CCCGTTTGATACTGAGAGCTTCCTGATGTCACCCAGCCCCACAGGCAAGTTCTCCATGGGCAGCAGGAAGGGCTCCTTGTACAACTGGACACCCCCAAGCACCCCCAGCTTCCGAGAGAGGTATTACCTG TCTGTCCTGCCGCAGCCGGCGCAGCAGGCTTTGCCGCTGGGTGGGCCGAGGGCCACCCCCATACTCAGCTACCTATCTGACAATGACCTTCGGGGCCCCGGCCTGCGGAGCCAGAGTCAGGAGCTGCCAGAGATGGACTCCTTCAGCTCCGAAGACCCCCGAGACACGGAGACCAGCACCTCAGCCTCCACCTCGGACGTGGGGTTCCTGGCCTTGGCCATTGGCCCCAACACCTCCATTGAAGAGGAGGCTCAGGAggacccccagcccctgggcctCCTGCCAGAGATCGCCCACCTGGCGGGAGCCACCTTTGTGGAGCAGCCTGGCTGGAGGAATTTGGGAATAGAGGACCCCGACCTGCCAGGGGGCACCCCAGTGCACAACCATACAGCCCTGGGCAGCCAGAAGGACCATGATGAAGGAGAACCCGAGGACAGAGCGGATGGGCCAGAGGTGACCCTTGAGAGGCCCCTGCAAGACGTCCTGGATTTACTGCGGTCGGTggacccccagccccagctgcggGAGCTGGAGTTCCAGCTTCTCAGCTTCAGGGACCGGCTGAAG CCCTGCAGAGCCCCCCAGGACCACGCCTCTGCCGAGAGCCTGATGGAGTGCATCCTGGAGAGCTTCGCCTTCCTCAACGCTGACCTCGCCCCGCAGGAGCTGTCCCTGTTCGGGGGCTGCCCAGGTCCCCG AAAGGACAGGACCCCGCCGCCCCCAAGGAAGGCGTCCCCTAGGGGGCTCACGGCCGGCACCCTGGAGCGGGACAGGTTGCTCACGGTCCACCTGCAAGTCTGCAAAGCTCTGCTGCAG AAACTGGCCTCTCCTAACTTGTCGAGGGTGGTCCAGGAGAGCCTTCTGGAAGAAGCTGCGCAGCAAAAGCAGGTTCTGGAGATGCTTTCTGTGCTCGATTTTGAGAAGGTCAGCAAGGCAACATCCATCGAAGAAA TCGTTCCGCAGGCCACTCGGAGGAAGGGGTGCCTGAAGCTGTGGGGAGGGTGCACGGAGCCCGGCAGGGTCCTGTCCTGCGCCGCCACCATGCTGCTGAACCAGCTCAAGAAAACGTTCCTGCACAGAGTCCGAGGGAAGTACCCGGGACAGCTGGAAATAG CGTGCAGGAGGCTCCTGGAGCAGGTGGTCAGCTGTGGGGGGCTGCTCCCCAGAGCCGGGCCTCCCGAAGAAGAGACGGTCACCTGGTTCCAGTTCCATGGCTACCTGCAGCGGCACAGCGTCTCTGACCTGGAGAAGCATTTCGGCCGGCTCACCAAGGAAG TGACACTCGTCGAGGAGCTGCAGTGCGCAGGGCAGGGCAAGGCGGTCAGGAAGCTGCAGGGGAAGCGGCTGGGccagctccagcccctgccccagacacTGAGGGCATGGGCGCTGCTCCAGCTGGACGGGCCCCCACGAGTGTGCAGGGCAGCCAGTGCCCGCCTGGCTGGCGCAGCCAGGAACAAGAGCTTTCGGGAAAAG GCTTTGCTCTTCTACACCAACGCTCTGACCGAGAACGATGCCAAACTCCAGCAGGCCGCGTGTGTGGCGCTCAAACACCTCAGG GGCATTGAAAGCATCGATCAGATTGCCAGCTTGTGCCAGTCAGACCTGGAGGCCGTGAGAACAGCAGCCCGGGAGGCCACGCTGTCATTCG GTGAGAAAGGACGCTTGGCTTTTGAGAGGATGGACAAACTCCACTTGGAACAAAGAGAAGAGGCCTTCTGCCAGGAGGCGGATGTTGAAATCACGATATTTTAG
- the RIPOR3 gene encoding RIPOR family member 3 isoform X2 yields MSVRLRFLSSGDAGAVGVVGRSASFAGFSSAQSRRIAKAIHGNSVRSRMPAKSSKMYGTLRKGSVCPDPKPLQVKKIFEALKRGLKEYLCIQQAELDYLSGRHKDTRRNSRLVPLGCGLMGLGGAPGDLTPRSSPFFSPPQAFYYDLDKQTRSVERHIRKMEFHISKVDELYEGYCIQCRLRDGASNMQRAFSKCPPSRASRESLQELGRSLQECIEDMWLIEAALEVHLGEFHVRMKGLVGYARLCPGDQYEVLMRLGRQRWKLKGRIESDDSQTWEEEEKAFIPTLHENFEIKVTELRGLSSLAVGTVTCDITDFFTTRPQVIVVDITDLGTIKLQLEVLWNPFDTESFLMSPSPTGKFSMGSRKGSLYNWTPPSTPSFRERYYLSVLPQPAQQALPLGGPRATPILSYLSDNDLRGPGLRSQSQELPEMDSFSSEDPRDTETSTSASTSDVGFLALAIGPNTSIEEEAQEDPQPLGLLPEIAHLAGATFVEQPGWRNLGIEDPDLPGGTPVHNHTALGSQKDHDEGEPEDRADGPEVTLERPLQDVLDLLRSVDPQPQLRELEFQLLSFRDRLKPCRAPQDHASAESLMECILESFAFLNADLAPQELSLFGGCPGPRKDRTPPPPRKASPRGLTAGTLERDRLLTVHLQVCKALLQKLASPNLSRVVQESLLEEAAQQKQVLEMLSVLDFEKVSKATSIEEIVPQATRRKGCLKLWGGCTEPGRVLSCAATMLLNQLKKTFLHRVRGKYPGQLEIACRRLLEQVVSCGGLLPRAGPPEEETVTWFQFHGYLQRHSVSDLEKHFGRLTKEVTLVEELQCAGQGKAVRKLQGKRLGQLQPLPQTLRAWALLQLDGPPRVCRAASARLAGAARNKSFREKALLFYTNALTENDAKLQQAACVALKHLRGIESIDQIASLCQSDLEAVRTAAREATLSFGEKGRLAFERMDKLHLEQREEAFCQEADVEITIF; encoded by the exons AAAGGCCATCCACGGGAACTCCGTGAGGTCTCGGATGCCTGCAAAATCCTCCAAGATGTACGGCACTCTCCGGAAGGGGTCTGTCTGCCCCGACCCCAAGCCGCTGCAAGTGAAGAAGATCTTTGAAGCCCTCAAGAGAGGCCTCAA GGAGTATCTCTGCATCCAGCAGGCGGAGCTGGATTACCTGTCAGGTCGCCACAAGGACACCCGCAGGAATTCGAGGCTG gtgcccctgggatgTGGCCTCATGGGTCTTGGAGGAGCACCTGGAGACCTGACACCCcgctcctcccccttcttttctCCCCCACAGGCTTTCTATTATGACCTGGACAAG CAAACTCGCTCTGTGGAAAGGCATATCCGGAAGATGGAGTTTCACATCAGCAAG GTGGATGAGCTCTACGAGGGCTACTGTATCCAATGCCGCCTGCGGGATGGAGCCTCCAACATGCAGAGGGCCTTCTCCAAGTGCCCGCCCAGCCGCGCCTCCCGAGAGAGCCTGCAGGAGCTGGGCCGCAGCCTGCAGGAGTGCATCGAG GACATGTGGCTCATCGAGGCGGCCTTGGAGGTTCACCTGGGAGAGTTCCACGTCAGGATGAAAG GCTTGGTGGGCTACGCACGCCTCTGTCCCGGAGACCAGTATGAG GTGCTCATGCGTCTGGGTCGCCAGCGCTGGAAGCTGAAGGGCCGGATCGAGTCGGACGACAGCCAgacctgggaggaggaggagaaggcctTCATCCCCACCCTGCACGAGAACTTCGAGATCAAG gtgacAGAGCTGAGGGGCCTGAGTTCACTGGCAGTGGGCACGGTGACGTGCGACATCACGGACTTCTTCACGACCAGGCCGCAGGTGATCGTGGTGGACATCACAGACCTGGGGACCATCAAGCTCCAGCTGGAGGTGCTGTGGAA CCCGTTTGATACTGAGAGCTTCCTGATGTCACCCAGCCCCACAGGCAAGTTCTCCATGGGCAGCAGGAAGGGCTCCTTGTACAACTGGACACCCCCAAGCACCCCCAGCTTCCGAGAGAGGTATTACCTG TCTGTCCTGCCGCAGCCGGCGCAGCAGGCTTTGCCGCTGGGTGGGCCGAGGGCCACCCCCATACTCAGCTACCTATCTGACAATGACCTTCGGGGCCCCGGCCTGCGGAGCCAGAGTCAGGAGCTGCCAGAGATGGACTCCTTCAGCTCCGAAGACCCCCGAGACACGGAGACCAGCACCTCAGCCTCCACCTCGGACGTGGGGTTCCTGGCCTTGGCCATTGGCCCCAACACCTCCATTGAAGAGGAGGCTCAGGAggacccccagcccctgggcctCCTGCCAGAGATCGCCCACCTGGCGGGAGCCACCTTTGTGGAGCAGCCTGGCTGGAGGAATTTGGGAATAGAGGACCCCGACCTGCCAGGGGGCACCCCAGTGCACAACCATACAGCCCTGGGCAGCCAGAAGGACCATGATGAAGGAGAACCCGAGGACAGAGCGGATGGGCCAGAGGTGACCCTTGAGAGGCCCCTGCAAGACGTCCTGGATTTACTGCGGTCGGTggacccccagccccagctgcggGAGCTGGAGTTCCAGCTTCTCAGCTTCAGGGACCGGCTGAAG CCCTGCAGAGCCCCCCAGGACCACGCCTCTGCCGAGAGCCTGATGGAGTGCATCCTGGAGAGCTTCGCCTTCCTCAACGCTGACCTCGCCCCGCAGGAGCTGTCCCTGTTCGGGGGCTGCCCAGGTCCCCG AAAGGACAGGACCCCGCCGCCCCCAAGGAAGGCGTCCCCTAGGGGGCTCACGGCCGGCACCCTGGAGCGGGACAGGTTGCTCACGGTCCACCTGCAAGTCTGCAAAGCTCTGCTGCAG AAACTGGCCTCTCCTAACTTGTCGAGGGTGGTCCAGGAGAGCCTTCTGGAAGAAGCTGCGCAGCAAAAGCAGGTTCTGGAGATGCTTTCTGTGCTCGATTTTGAGAAGGTCAGCAAGGCAACATCCATCGAAGAAA TCGTTCCGCAGGCCACTCGGAGGAAGGGGTGCCTGAAGCTGTGGGGAGGGTGCACGGAGCCCGGCAGGGTCCTGTCCTGCGCCGCCACCATGCTGCTGAACCAGCTCAAGAAAACGTTCCTGCACAGAGTCCGAGGGAAGTACCCGGGACAGCTGGAAATAG CGTGCAGGAGGCTCCTGGAGCAGGTGGTCAGCTGTGGGGGGCTGCTCCCCAGAGCCGGGCCTCCCGAAGAAGAGACGGTCACCTGGTTCCAGTTCCATGGCTACCTGCAGCGGCACAGCGTCTCTGACCTGGAGAAGCATTTCGGCCGGCTCACCAAGGAAG TGACACTCGTCGAGGAGCTGCAGTGCGCAGGGCAGGGCAAGGCGGTCAGGAAGCTGCAGGGGAAGCGGCTGGGccagctccagcccctgccccagacacTGAGGGCATGGGCGCTGCTCCAGCTGGACGGGCCCCCACGAGTGTGCAGGGCAGCCAGTGCCCGCCTGGCTGGCGCAGCCAGGAACAAGAGCTTTCGGGAAAAG GCTTTGCTCTTCTACACCAACGCTCTGACCGAGAACGATGCCAAACTCCAGCAGGCCGCGTGTGTGGCGCTCAAACACCTCAGG GGCATTGAAAGCATCGATCAGATTGCCAGCTTGTGCCAGTCAGACCTGGAGGCCGTGAGAACAGCAGCCCGGGAGGCCACGCTGTCATTCG GTGAGAAAGGACGCTTGGCTTTTGAGAGGATGGACAAACTCCACTTGGAACAAAGAGAAGAGGCCTTCTGCCAGGAGGCGGATGTTGAAATCACGATATTTTAG
- the RIPOR3 gene encoding RIPOR family member 3 isoform X3 gives MVTAMSVRLRFLSSGDAGAVGVVGRSASFAGFSSAQSRRIAKAIHGNSVRSRMPAKSSKMYGTLRKGSVCPDPKPLQVKKIFEALKRGLKEYLCIQQAELDYLSGRHKDTRRNSRLAFYYDLDKQTRSVERHIRKMEFHISKVDELYEGYCIQCRLRDGASNMQRAFSKCPPSRASRESLQELGRSLQECIEDMWLIEAALEVHLGEFHVRMKGLVGYARLCPGDQYEVLMRLGRQRWKLKGRIESDDSQTWEEEEKAFIPTLHENFEIKVTELRGLSSLAVGTVTCDITDFFTTRPQVIVVDITDLGTIKLQLEVLWNPFDTESFLMSPSPTGKFSMGSRKGSLYNWTPPSTPSFRERYYLSVLPQPAQQALPLGGPRATPILSYLSDNDLRGPGLRSQSQELPEMDSFSSEDPRDTETSTSASTSDVGFLALAIGPNTSIEEEAQEDPQPLGLLPEIAHLAGATFVEQPGWRNLGIEDPDLPGGTPVHNHTALGSQKDHDEGEPEDRADGPEVTLERPLQDVLDLLRSVDPQPQLRELEFQLLSFRDRLKPCRAPQDHASAESLMECILESFAFLNADLAPQELSLFGGCPGPRKDRTPPPPRKASPRGLTAGTLERDRLLTVHLQVCKALLQKLASPNLSRVVQESLLEEAAQQKQVLEMLSVLDFEKVSKATSIEEIVPQATRRKGCLKLWGGCTEPGRVLSCAATMLLNQLKKTFLHRVRGKYPGQLEIACRRLLEQVVSCGGLLPRAGPPEEETVTWFQFHGYLQRHSVSDLEKHFGRLTKEVTLVEELQCAGQGKAVRKLQGKRLGQLQPLPQTLRAWALLQLDGPPRVCRAASARLAGAARNKSFREKALLFYTNALTENDAKLQQAACVALKHLRGIESIDQIASLCQSDLEAVRTAAREATLSFGEKGRLAFERMDKLHLEQREEAFCQEADVEITIF, from the exons AAAGGCCATCCACGGGAACTCCGTGAGGTCTCGGATGCCTGCAAAATCCTCCAAGATGTACGGCACTCTCCGGAAGGGGTCTGTCTGCCCCGACCCCAAGCCGCTGCAAGTGAAGAAGATCTTTGAAGCCCTCAAGAGAGGCCTCAA GGAGTATCTCTGCATCCAGCAGGCGGAGCTGGATTACCTGTCAGGTCGCCACAAGGACACCCGCAGGAATTCGAGGCTG GCTTTCTATTATGACCTGGACAAG CAAACTCGCTCTGTGGAAAGGCATATCCGGAAGATGGAGTTTCACATCAGCAAG GTGGATGAGCTCTACGAGGGCTACTGTATCCAATGCCGCCTGCGGGATGGAGCCTCCAACATGCAGAGGGCCTTCTCCAAGTGCCCGCCCAGCCGCGCCTCCCGAGAGAGCCTGCAGGAGCTGGGCCGCAGCCTGCAGGAGTGCATCGAG GACATGTGGCTCATCGAGGCGGCCTTGGAGGTTCACCTGGGAGAGTTCCACGTCAGGATGAAAG GCTTGGTGGGCTACGCACGCCTCTGTCCCGGAGACCAGTATGAG GTGCTCATGCGTCTGGGTCGCCAGCGCTGGAAGCTGAAGGGCCGGATCGAGTCGGACGACAGCCAgacctgggaggaggaggagaaggcctTCATCCCCACCCTGCACGAGAACTTCGAGATCAAG gtgacAGAGCTGAGGGGCCTGAGTTCACTGGCAGTGGGCACGGTGACGTGCGACATCACGGACTTCTTCACGACCAGGCCGCAGGTGATCGTGGTGGACATCACAGACCTGGGGACCATCAAGCTCCAGCTGGAGGTGCTGTGGAA CCCGTTTGATACTGAGAGCTTCCTGATGTCACCCAGCCCCACAGGCAAGTTCTCCATGGGCAGCAGGAAGGGCTCCTTGTACAACTGGACACCCCCAAGCACCCCCAGCTTCCGAGAGAGGTATTACCTG TCTGTCCTGCCGCAGCCGGCGCAGCAGGCTTTGCCGCTGGGTGGGCCGAGGGCCACCCCCATACTCAGCTACCTATCTGACAATGACCTTCGGGGCCCCGGCCTGCGGAGCCAGAGTCAGGAGCTGCCAGAGATGGACTCCTTCAGCTCCGAAGACCCCCGAGACACGGAGACCAGCACCTCAGCCTCCACCTCGGACGTGGGGTTCCTGGCCTTGGCCATTGGCCCCAACACCTCCATTGAAGAGGAGGCTCAGGAggacccccagcccctgggcctCCTGCCAGAGATCGCCCACCTGGCGGGAGCCACCTTTGTGGAGCAGCCTGGCTGGAGGAATTTGGGAATAGAGGACCCCGACCTGCCAGGGGGCACCCCAGTGCACAACCATACAGCCCTGGGCAGCCAGAAGGACCATGATGAAGGAGAACCCGAGGACAGAGCGGATGGGCCAGAGGTGACCCTTGAGAGGCCCCTGCAAGACGTCCTGGATTTACTGCGGTCGGTggacccccagccccagctgcggGAGCTGGAGTTCCAGCTTCTCAGCTTCAGGGACCGGCTGAAG CCCTGCAGAGCCCCCCAGGACCACGCCTCTGCCGAGAGCCTGATGGAGTGCATCCTGGAGAGCTTCGCCTTCCTCAACGCTGACCTCGCCCCGCAGGAGCTGTCCCTGTTCGGGGGCTGCCCAGGTCCCCG AAAGGACAGGACCCCGCCGCCCCCAAGGAAGGCGTCCCCTAGGGGGCTCACGGCCGGCACCCTGGAGCGGGACAGGTTGCTCACGGTCCACCTGCAAGTCTGCAAAGCTCTGCTGCAG AAACTGGCCTCTCCTAACTTGTCGAGGGTGGTCCAGGAGAGCCTTCTGGAAGAAGCTGCGCAGCAAAAGCAGGTTCTGGAGATGCTTTCTGTGCTCGATTTTGAGAAGGTCAGCAAGGCAACATCCATCGAAGAAA TCGTTCCGCAGGCCACTCGGAGGAAGGGGTGCCTGAAGCTGTGGGGAGGGTGCACGGAGCCCGGCAGGGTCCTGTCCTGCGCCGCCACCATGCTGCTGAACCAGCTCAAGAAAACGTTCCTGCACAGAGTCCGAGGGAAGTACCCGGGACAGCTGGAAATAG CGTGCAGGAGGCTCCTGGAGCAGGTGGTCAGCTGTGGGGGGCTGCTCCCCAGAGCCGGGCCTCCCGAAGAAGAGACGGTCACCTGGTTCCAGTTCCATGGCTACCTGCAGCGGCACAGCGTCTCTGACCTGGAGAAGCATTTCGGCCGGCTCACCAAGGAAG TGACACTCGTCGAGGAGCTGCAGTGCGCAGGGCAGGGCAAGGCGGTCAGGAAGCTGCAGGGGAAGCGGCTGGGccagctccagcccctgccccagacacTGAGGGCATGGGCGCTGCTCCAGCTGGACGGGCCCCCACGAGTGTGCAGGGCAGCCAGTGCCCGCCTGGCTGGCGCAGCCAGGAACAAGAGCTTTCGGGAAAAG GCTTTGCTCTTCTACACCAACGCTCTGACCGAGAACGATGCCAAACTCCAGCAGGCCGCGTGTGTGGCGCTCAAACACCTCAGG GGCATTGAAAGCATCGATCAGATTGCCAGCTTGTGCCAGTCAGACCTGGAGGCCGTGAGAACAGCAGCCCGGGAGGCCACGCTGTCATTCG GTGAGAAAGGACGCTTGGCTTTTGAGAGGATGGACAAACTCCACTTGGAACAAAGAGAAGAGGCCTTCTGCCAGGAGGCGGATGTTGAAATCACGATATTTTAG
- the RIPOR3 gene encoding RIPOR family member 3 isoform X1 has translation MVTAMSVRLRFLSSGDAGAVGVVGRSASFAGFSSAQSRRIAKAIHGNSVRSRMPAKSSKMYGTLRKGSVCPDPKPLQVKKIFEALKRGLKEYLCIQQAELDYLSGRHKDTRRNSRLVPLGCGLMGLGGAPGDLTPRSSPFFSPPQAFYYDLDKQTRSVERHIRKMEFHISKVDELYEGYCIQCRLRDGASNMQRAFSKCPPSRASRESLQELGRSLQECIEDMWLIEAALEVHLGEFHVRMKGLVGYARLCPGDQYEVLMRLGRQRWKLKGRIESDDSQTWEEEEKAFIPTLHENFEIKVTELRGLSSLAVGTVTCDITDFFTTRPQVIVVDITDLGTIKLQLEVLWNPFDTESFLMSPSPTGKFSMGSRKGSLYNWTPPSTPSFRERYYLSVLPQPAQQALPLGGPRATPILSYLSDNDLRGPGLRSQSQELPEMDSFSSEDPRDTETSTSASTSDVGFLALAIGPNTSIEEEAQEDPQPLGLLPEIAHLAGATFVEQPGWRNLGIEDPDLPGGTPVHNHTALGSQKDHDEGEPEDRADGPEVTLERPLQDVLDLLRSVDPQPQLRELEFQLLSFRDRLKPCRAPQDHASAESLMECILESFAFLNADLAPQELSLFGGCPGPRKDRTPPPPRKASPRGLTAGTLERDRLLTVHLQVCKALLQKLASPNLSRVVQESLLEEAAQQKQVLEMLSVLDFEKVSKATSIEEIVPQATRRKGCLKLWGGCTEPGRVLSCAATMLLNQLKKTFLHRVRGKYPGQLEIACRRLLEQVVSCGGLLPRAGPPEEETVTWFQFHGYLQRHSVSDLEKHFGRLTKEVTLVEELQCAGQGKAVRKLQGKRLGQLQPLPQTLRAWALLQLDGPPRVCRAASARLAGAARNKSFREKALLFYTNALTENDAKLQQAACVALKHLRGIESIDQIASLCQSDLEAVRTAAREATLSFGEKGRLAFERMDKLHLEQREEAFCQEADVEITIF, from the exons AAAGGCCATCCACGGGAACTCCGTGAGGTCTCGGATGCCTGCAAAATCCTCCAAGATGTACGGCACTCTCCGGAAGGGGTCTGTCTGCCCCGACCCCAAGCCGCTGCAAGTGAAGAAGATCTTTGAAGCCCTCAAGAGAGGCCTCAA GGAGTATCTCTGCATCCAGCAGGCGGAGCTGGATTACCTGTCAGGTCGCCACAAGGACACCCGCAGGAATTCGAGGCTG gtgcccctgggatgTGGCCTCATGGGTCTTGGAGGAGCACCTGGAGACCTGACACCCcgctcctcccccttcttttctCCCCCACAGGCTTTCTATTATGACCTGGACAAG CAAACTCGCTCTGTGGAAAGGCATATCCGGAAGATGGAGTTTCACATCAGCAAG GTGGATGAGCTCTACGAGGGCTACTGTATCCAATGCCGCCTGCGGGATGGAGCCTCCAACATGCAGAGGGCCTTCTCCAAGTGCCCGCCCAGCCGCGCCTCCCGAGAGAGCCTGCAGGAGCTGGGCCGCAGCCTGCAGGAGTGCATCGAG GACATGTGGCTCATCGAGGCGGCCTTGGAGGTTCACCTGGGAGAGTTCCACGTCAGGATGAAAG GCTTGGTGGGCTACGCACGCCTCTGTCCCGGAGACCAGTATGAG GTGCTCATGCGTCTGGGTCGCCAGCGCTGGAAGCTGAAGGGCCGGATCGAGTCGGACGACAGCCAgacctgggaggaggaggagaaggcctTCATCCCCACCCTGCACGAGAACTTCGAGATCAAG gtgacAGAGCTGAGGGGCCTGAGTTCACTGGCAGTGGGCACGGTGACGTGCGACATCACGGACTTCTTCACGACCAGGCCGCAGGTGATCGTGGTGGACATCACAGACCTGGGGACCATCAAGCTCCAGCTGGAGGTGCTGTGGAA CCCGTTTGATACTGAGAGCTTCCTGATGTCACCCAGCCCCACAGGCAAGTTCTCCATGGGCAGCAGGAAGGGCTCCTTGTACAACTGGACACCCCCAAGCACCCCCAGCTTCCGAGAGAGGTATTACCTG TCTGTCCTGCCGCAGCCGGCGCAGCAGGCTTTGCCGCTGGGTGGGCCGAGGGCCACCCCCATACTCAGCTACCTATCTGACAATGACCTTCGGGGCCCCGGCCTGCGGAGCCAGAGTCAGGAGCTGCCAGAGATGGACTCCTTCAGCTCCGAAGACCCCCGAGACACGGAGACCAGCACCTCAGCCTCCACCTCGGACGTGGGGTTCCTGGCCTTGGCCATTGGCCCCAACACCTCCATTGAAGAGGAGGCTCAGGAggacccccagcccctgggcctCCTGCCAGAGATCGCCCACCTGGCGGGAGCCACCTTTGTGGAGCAGCCTGGCTGGAGGAATTTGGGAATAGAGGACCCCGACCTGCCAGGGGGCACCCCAGTGCACAACCATACAGCCCTGGGCAGCCAGAAGGACCATGATGAAGGAGAACCCGAGGACAGAGCGGATGGGCCAGAGGTGACCCTTGAGAGGCCCCTGCAAGACGTCCTGGATTTACTGCGGTCGGTggacccccagccccagctgcggGAGCTGGAGTTCCAGCTTCTCAGCTTCAGGGACCGGCTGAAG CCCTGCAGAGCCCCCCAGGACCACGCCTCTGCCGAGAGCCTGATGGAGTGCATCCTGGAGAGCTTCGCCTTCCTCAACGCTGACCTCGCCCCGCAGGAGCTGTCCCTGTTCGGGGGCTGCCCAGGTCCCCG AAAGGACAGGACCCCGCCGCCCCCAAGGAAGGCGTCCCCTAGGGGGCTCACGGCCGGCACCCTGGAGCGGGACAGGTTGCTCACGGTCCACCTGCAAGTCTGCAAAGCTCTGCTGCAG AAACTGGCCTCTCCTAACTTGTCGAGGGTGGTCCAGGAGAGCCTTCTGGAAGAAGCTGCGCAGCAAAAGCAGGTTCTGGAGATGCTTTCTGTGCTCGATTTTGAGAAGGTCAGCAAGGCAACATCCATCGAAGAAA TCGTTCCGCAGGCCACTCGGAGGAAGGGGTGCCTGAAGCTGTGGGGAGGGTGCACGGAGCCCGGCAGGGTCCTGTCCTGCGCCGCCACCATGCTGCTGAACCAGCTCAAGAAAACGTTCCTGCACAGAGTCCGAGGGAAGTACCCGGGACAGCTGGAAATAG CGTGCAGGAGGCTCCTGGAGCAGGTGGTCAGCTGTGGGGGGCTGCTCCCCAGAGCCGGGCCTCCCGAAGAAGAGACGGTCACCTGGTTCCAGTTCCATGGCTACCTGCAGCGGCACAGCGTCTCTGACCTGGAGAAGCATTTCGGCCGGCTCACCAAGGAAG TGACACTCGTCGAGGAGCTGCAGTGCGCAGGGCAGGGCAAGGCGGTCAGGAAGCTGCAGGGGAAGCGGCTGGGccagctccagcccctgccccagacacTGAGGGCATGGGCGCTGCTCCAGCTGGACGGGCCCCCACGAGTGTGCAGGGCAGCCAGTGCCCGCCTGGCTGGCGCAGCCAGGAACAAGAGCTTTCGGGAAAAG GCTTTGCTCTTCTACACCAACGCTCTGACCGAGAACGATGCCAAACTCCAGCAGGCCGCGTGTGTGGCGCTCAAACACCTCAGG GGCATTGAAAGCATCGATCAGATTGCCAGCTTGTGCCAGTCAGACCTGGAGGCCGTGAGAACAGCAGCCCGGGAGGCCACGCTGTCATTCG GTGAGAAAGGACGCTTGGCTTTTGAGAGGATGGACAAACTCCACTTGGAACAAAGAGAAGAGGCCTTCTGCCAGGAGGCGGATGTTGAAATCACGATATTTTAG